Proteins from a genomic interval of Odocoileus virginianus isolate 20LAN1187 ecotype Illinois unplaced genomic scaffold, Ovbor_1.2 Unplaced_Contig_20, whole genome shotgun sequence:
- the LOC110138028 gene encoding LOW QUALITY PROTEIN: olfactory receptor 51I2-like (The sequence of the model RefSeq protein was modified relative to this genomic sequence to represent the inferred CDS: inserted 1 base in 1 codon), whose translation MGNFTINVSDAPIFILTGFPGMEAVEPWLSFPLLLLYAIAIVGNTLILLIVKEEPSLHQPMYYFLSLLSVNDLGVSFSTLPTVLTALCFRARVIAFTVCLAQMFFIHLFSWTESGILLAMSFDRYVAICNPLHYASVLTHARIVAMGLCAVLRSFALILVFPLLLHRLPFCHPRNILSHAYCLHVDMIKLACTDVSLNSHYGLSIVLFTFGLDSALILLSYVLIFQSVLAIASPGDRLKTLNTCVSHVLAVLIFYVXIVSVPIVHRFGVGLPHAVHTLMSLIYLFVPPMLNPIISSIRTKEIQRRLFKILFRVRS comes from the exons ATGGGCAACTTCACGATCAATGTCTCTGATGCTCCCATCTTTATCTTGACGGGCTTCCCAGGAATGGAGGCAGTGGAGCCCTGGCtatctttccctctccttctgcTCTATGCCATCGCCATTGTGGGAAACACCCTGATCCTCCTCATTGTTAAGGAGGAGCCGAGTCTGCACCAGCCCATGTACTACTTCTTGTCCCTACTGTCTGTCAACGACTTGGGGGTGTCATTTTCCACACTGCCAACTGTGCTGACTGCCCTCTGCTTCCGGGCCCGGGTGATTGCCTTTACTGTCTGCTTAGCCCAGATGTTTTTCATCCACCTCTTCTCTTGGACAGAGTCTGGCATCCTTCTGGCCATGAGCTTCGAtcgctacgtggccatctgcaaTCCACTGCACTATGCCTCTGTGCTCACCCATGCCCGCATTGTGGCCATGGGCCTGTGTGCTGTCCTCCGAAGCTTTGCCCTCATCCTGGTCTTCCCACTGCTGCTGCACAGACTACCTTTCTGCCACCCCCGGAACATCCTTTCCCATGCCTACTGCCTTCACGTGGATATGATCAAGCTGGCATGCACTGATGTCTCCCTCAATAGCCACTACGGACTGTCCATTGTGCTTTTCACCTTTGGTCTGGACTCTGCCCTCATTCTTCTCTCCTATGTACTTATCTTTCAGTCCGTGTTAGCCATCGCCTCCCCAGGGGATCGCCTCAAGACACTCAACACATGTGTGTCCCATGTCCTAGCTGTGCTCATCTTCTATG CTATCGTGAGTGTGCCCATCGTGCACCGCTTTGGTGTTGGCCTGCCCCATGCTGTCCACACCCTCATGTCTCTCATCTACCTCTTTGTGCCTCCCATGCTCAACCCCATCATCTCCTCCATTAGGACAAAGGAGATTCAGCGCAGGCTTTTCAAGATTCTCTTCAGGGTCAGGTCCTGA